TTATCTGGCTAAACCTGATCACTTTTCGAATCAATTTGGGTCCTACTTTGACACCCAATTAGCAAACATCTCGCCATACACAAACAGACGCTTCGAGGACACCGAATGGAGACCTCTGGTAAAAACCCGCAGCTACCAACTGAGGGACAACCTCCCGATTAGCCAGATCCCGGTATGGGATGATTATCTGGATCTTCTCAGTCACCTGATTTGGATGCCGGCACTGGGCAACGAAGAGAAACTCACTATGGTCTATCACCTCTTCAGTCATGAACGAGATGCGGAAGCCCTCCAGCTTCTCAATACCTGTGAGCGCTCCCAGACTGAGGCAAAGATGCAATGGGACTACCTCAAGGCATACGCTCTATTCTCGGAAGCTAAACCAGAAGAAGCCGTCTCTCTAGCCAAACAATGGATGAACAAGTCCACTCCACAGTGGGATCAGCGCTTCCAGTCCATCCTGGATCAGATAGAGGAAATCAAATCCGCTTCTCTGATGGAGTCCGATTGGGGGCAGACTGAAGAGAGCCAAGACCAGCAATGGTCCGCCCAGATCACGCCAGATCACCAACTCGTCATCAATCATGATGGACTGGAGCAGCTCATACTGAAAGTCTATCCGATTGATTTAGAGTTTCTGTTTACCGCGACGCCCTTCCTTGAGGGGCAAAATCAAGTCCATACCGCTGTATTGCCTGCCAAGACCATGGTGATCCTATTGGATAATAAGGAAAAGATCTCTAGCTCTGCACTTCCTGAGGAATTCAAGACTGGAAACAAGCTTCTAGTATTAGAGGGCGCAGGTTCTAGCTGGGTGCAGACACTGCAGTCCTCCACCCTCGTCGTCACTCCAAATAAAGGACGCGGACTACTTCAGGCATCAGCCAATGGAAAACCGCTGGCAAAAACCTACATTAAAATCTATGCTGAAACCAATGATGGCGAAGTGGTCTTTTTCAAAGACGGCCACACCGATCTGCGAGGCATGTTCGACTACCGCTCCCACAACGAATATGCACCAGCTGATATCCGTAAGTTCGCCATCTATGCAGACCATGAACTACACGGAGCCAGAACCATTGAAATCAAGTAACAACACTCCCGACTCCTGAATGGAAACCGCTACACAATACGCAGTCTGCATCAGCGACCTCCGCATCGACTATGGTTCACATGTGGCGGTGAAGGACATGAACCTGGATATTCCCCAGGGAGTCATCTATGGACTCGTGGGTCCTAACGGCGCAGGAAAGACCTCCACTTTCAAGGCACTCACCTCCCTGCTAGAACCTACCAACGGCCATATCTCGATCAATGGGCACGACATCGTAAAGAAAAGGCGCCACGCGCAGACAAGCATTGGCTATATGCCGGACCTCGCTCCTGTAGCCTCTGATCTGCGTGTCTGGGAATTTCTGGACCTCTTTGCCGCCTGCCACGGGCTGGAGGGCAAAGCCAAGAAAAACAGAGTCAACGAATGCCTCTCCTTGGTTGAGCTTGCGGATAAGCGGAATGACAACTGCAAATCTCTTTCGCGAGGCATGATGCAGCGCCTCGTCTTGGCTAAAACCATGCTACACCGCCCATCTCTGCTGATCTTGGATGAACCAGCCAGCGGCATGGATGTACGCTCCCGGGTTTCACTCAGACGCATTTTACGGCAGGTCTCCGATGAAGGTGCCACCGTGATGGTCAGCTCGCACATCCTTCCCGAGCTATCAGAAATGTGCGACATGATTGGCATCCTGCATCATGGACAACTGTTGGAGACGGGCACGGTAGACGAGGTCATGCACAGAATGACCAGCCTACTCCCCCATATTCATCTCACGCTGGCGCGCCCCGCCAGCTCACACTGGGAGTCCTGGCTGAAAACCAAGCCCAAAGTCAAAGATGTCCACGTCCACAGTTCACTCTCTACATCCTTTGTGTATGAGGGTGATAATACAGAGCTTTCAAACCTGCTCATGGAGGCAATGCAATCTGATCATCCGATATGCCGAGTCACTGAGAAGCGCCATAGTCTGGAACAAATCCTGATGGAACTTGAGGAAGAGGAGTACTCCCGATAAATTATTTTACTCGTATCACAGCAATGCCCGAAGACTCACTTTCCTCACTGCCCCAGTTCTGGCAAATCTGGAAGAATCCCATCTTTACCCGTTATCGCCGCTCCAAGCTGCGCATCTCCGCACTCATCACTGGCGCTTTACTGTATGGCGGTCTCTCTGTGTTTATTCTCCTCGTCAGCATTGGCATTACTTCTGAACATTTACAAACCAAGTTTGAGGACGCGGCCATCTACCCCTTCATAGCGCTCATCTTCCTCCAGATCATGATCATGAACTTTGGAGGCACAGGCGCGGTCGCTGCGGGTATGGCCCGGGAATCCATTGATGATGTTCTGACCTACCA
Above is a genomic segment from Rubritalea squalenifaciens DSM 18772 containing:
- a CDS encoding ABC transporter ATP-binding protein, with protein sequence METATQYAVCISDLRIDYGSHVAVKDMNLDIPQGVIYGLVGPNGAGKTSTFKALTSLLEPTNGHISINGHDIVKKRRHAQTSIGYMPDLAPVASDLRVWEFLDLFAACHGLEGKAKKNRVNECLSLVELADKRNDNCKSLSRGMMQRLVLAKTMLHRPSLLILDEPASGMDVRSRVSLRRILRQVSDEGATVMVSSHILPELSEMCDMIGILHHGQLLETGTVDEVMHRMTSLLPHIHLTLARPASSHWESWLKTKPKVKDVHVHSSLSTSFVYEGDNTELSNLLMEAMQSDHPICRVTEKRHSLEQILMELEEEEYSR